In one Candidatus Aminicenantes bacterium genomic region, the following are encoded:
- the infC gene encoding translation initiation factor IF-3 encodes MRFSKPIPKKNPHRINEEITAKEIRLIDEEKNQVGILSVAQAMEIAREKELDLVEISPEAKPPVCRILDYGKYLYALQKKAHEAQRHQRKILVKEIKFTPVIGEHDVEVKLKKIREFLAEGNKVKVTVWLRGRQKRKPEMLD; translated from the coding sequence ATGAGATTCAGTAAACCCATTCCCAAGAAAAACCCGCATCGGATCAACGAGGAGATCACGGCCAAGGAAATCCGCCTGATCGACGAGGAAAAGAACCAGGTCGGCATCCTTTCCGTCGCCCAGGCCATGGAGATCGCCAGGGAAAAAGAGCTGGACCTGGTCGAGATTTCGCCCGAGGCCAAGCCGCCGGTCTGCCGCATCCTCGACTACGGCAAGTACCTCTATGCGCTGCAGAAAAAGGCCCATGAGGCCCAGCGCCACCAGAGGAAAATCCTGGTCAAGGAGATCAAGTTCACCCCGGTCATCGGCGAGCACGACGTCGAAGTCAAGCTGAAAAAGATCAGGGAATTCCTGGCCGAGGGCAACAAGGTCAAGGTGACGGTCTGGTTGCGCGGGCGCCAGAAACGGAAACCGGAGATGCTGGACG